The DNA segment ACGATGAACTCCGGCTGAAGGACGGGTCCGTGTGGTTCCTGTCGCGCCGGATGCGCCGCCTGCGGCCGAACCCCGAGGACTGGACCCGCACCCGCCTGTTCGGCGCCTGGAAGGGCGCCGTGGACCTGCTCTACGAACCCTGACCGGAGCCCCCATGCCCGCCGCGCGCGTTCCCTCCGTCATTCTCCTGTTGCTGGCCGGAACGCTCTCGGCCCAGCCCCCCGCGGATTTCCTGGCGGCCCACGGGGCCTGGCGGGCCCAGCGCCACCGCTCCCTCGCGGCCAAGGACGGGTGGCTCAGCCTCGTGGGCCTCTCGTTCCTCCAGGAGGGCGACAATCCGGCGGGTTCCCTCCCGGGGTTGCCCGTGAGCCTGCCGGGCGGTCCGCCCCGCGCCGGCGTGTTCCATCTGGCGCAGGGCCGCGTGAGCTTCCGGCCGGAACCCGGCGCGGACGTGACGCTTCGCGGCGAACCCGCGGGAGAGGCCGTGCTGCGGACGGACGCGGAGGAGCGGCCCGATATCCTGGAAGCGGGCAGCCTCCGCTTCCACGTCATCCGCCGGGGCGACCGCTTTGCCGTGCGGGTGAAGGACACCGCAAGCCCGCTGCTCGCGGCCTTCAAAGGGGTGGACGGCTTCCCGCCGGATCCCGCCTACCGCGTGACGGCGACCTTCGAGCCCTATCCTTCGCCGCGCACAGTCGCCATTCCCACCGTCCTGGGCACCACCGAAGACATGCCCGCGCCGGGGCTTGTGCGCTTCACGCTGAAGGGGCGGTCCTACACCCTGGAACCCGTGCAGGAGGACGGGCCGGAGTCGAAGTTCTTCTTCATCTTCCGGGACGCCACCGCCGGGAAGGAGACCTATCCCGCCGGCCGCTTCCTCTACGCGGACCCGCCCAAGGACGGGAAGCTGATCCTCGACTTCAACCGCGCCGTGAACCCGCCCTGCGCCTTCACGCCCTTCGCCACCTGCCCCCTCCCGCCCAAGCAGAACCGCCTGAACGTGCGGATCCCGGCGGGGGAGAAGACTTTCGGCGAGCACTAACTCCCACAGGTCTTCAAAGACAACTGCTCACCACCAAGACACCAAGGGCACCAAGAACAGAAAAAGGCCTTCCTTGGCTTTTCTTGGCGTCTTGGTGTCTTGGTGGTGATCTTTAAGCTCCGTCGAGCATTCCATCACTCCAGGTTCGCCGACTGCTCGCGGAGCTGGTCCAGGACGCCCTTGGCTTCCATGACGGCGCGGGTCATGGCGAGGCGCTTGCACTTGCTGCCGGTGGTGTTCAGCTCGCGCAGGACCTCCTGGCACCACACGTCCACGGCCTTGCCTTCCAGGCGGTTCGCGGCGAGCCGCTCCGCGAAGTCGTCGAGGTGGGCGGCCAGGCGCGTCAGTTCCTCGCGCACATCCTGGCGCTCGGCCAGGATGCCAGCCTCGGCCAGCAGGCGCTCCGCGGGCAGTTGGCCGGCGAGGCGCGCGTCCTCCAATAGTTGCTCGATCCGCTGGCGGTACTGGTCCGGCAGGTCGGCGGCCTGCTGGGCGGCTTCCGCCCCCAGGCGCTCCGCCAGCGCCCGCAGCTTCGCCAGGCTGGTCTCGAAAAAGGGCCGGAGCCGCTCGGCCTCCCGCGCCCGGCCGGCGTTCCAGGCCTCCAGGAGGGCCGCGACGGCCTCGCGGATGGGGGCCTCCAGCCGCGAGGCCAGGTCCGAATCGGGGGCCTGGAAGGCGCCGGGCAGGCGGAAGAAGGCCTCGGCGGTGAGGGGCGGCAGGTGCAGCCACTCGGCCTCCTCATGCCAGCCCTTGGCGACGGCGCGGAGGAGGGCGCGGTTCACCCGGGGCTCCAGGGCCGGCTCGTCCTGGACTTCCACCGTCAGGTCGAGCTTCCCGCGCAGGGCGGTTTCCCGCACCTGGGCGCGCAGGGCGGCTTCCAGGGGAAAGAGGGCGGGGGGCAGGCGCATGCCCAGGTCCAGGGCTTTGTGGTTGACGCTGCGGAGGGTGAGCCGGAGCTGCCCTGCGGCCAGGGGTCGGACGAGCTCGGCGAAGGCGGTCATGGAACGCATGGAAACTCCTCCTCGGATTGTGGCGTGGAAAATCCAAACGGCGCCATTCCAGAACTTGGGGGATGTCTTACCTAGGGTAGGATTCTTGCTATCCATCACATCCTGTTCAGACGACAATGGGGGACGGTTGGGATCCCGCGTCCCCCGTGTCGTCGCCGGGAGGCCGCCATGGCCGAATCCTTCTTCTCCTCCTCCACCCCCAATCCCACCCTTCAGGGGTGGCAGGCCCCGGGCTCCCTGGACTTCCAGGCCGCCTTCCTCCGCGCCGGAGGCTGGGCGCTGACCCGCACCGAGGCGTTCCCGGATGCCGCGCGCCTGCGGGAGCGGCTGCAGGAACTCAAGGCGTCCATGCGGGAGGGCGGCAAGCTCGGCCTGGATCTGCGCGGCCTGCGCGACAGCGCCGACAGCGTGATGGCCGCCGCCCGCGAAGCCGGGGTCGCCTTCCTGCTGCACACCGCCGAACTCCCGCCTTCCCTGGCCCTGCTGCGCCAGTCAAACCTGCCCCGCATGGTGGCGGTCCAGAATTCCGAGGAGGCGGCCCAGGCCAAGGCCCACGGCGCGTCCGCGCTTCTGGCCCGGGCGGGGCTGGTGGGGGCGCTGCGTTCGCTCGGCCTGCCCGTCATGGCGACGGCCGATACCGAAGCCGAGGCTCGGCAGGCCATGGCGGAAGGCGCGCTGGGGCTTCAGCCCCGCACCCCTTCGATGCTCGACGCTTCCCCCCTGGCTTCCTTCCGGTCGCGGCTGATGGCCGGCCTGGACGCGGTGGCCCAGGCGCTGGTGCGCCGCGGCGCCTGCACGCTGCCCCGGCTGCGGATCCGCAACCTCGACATGGCCTATCCCATCCAGCAGGGCGGTATGGGCGTGGGGATCTCCTGGGAGGGCCTGGCCGGGGCGGTCGCGCGGGAGGGCTGCGTGGGCCTGGTCTCGGCCATCGGCACCGGATACCACGGATCCGCCAG comes from the Geothrix sp. 21YS21S-4 genome and includes:
- a CDS encoding DUF1684 domain-containing protein, giving the protein MPAARVPSVILLLLAGTLSAQPPADFLAAHGAWRAQRHRSLAAKDGWLSLVGLSFLQEGDNPAGSLPGLPVSLPGGPPRAGVFHLAQGRVSFRPEPGADVTLRGEPAGEAVLRTDAEERPDILEAGSLRFHVIRRGDRFAVRVKDTASPLLAAFKGVDGFPPDPAYRVTATFEPYPSPRTVAIPTVLGTTEDMPAPGLVRFTLKGRSYTLEPVQEDGPESKFFFIFRDATAGKETYPAGRFLYADPPKDGKLILDFNRAVNPPCAFTPFATCPLPPKQNRLNVRIPAGEKTFGEH
- a CDS encoding YicC family protein, with the protein product MRSMTAFAELVRPLAAGQLRLTLRSVNHKALDLGMRLPPALFPLEAALRAQVRETALRGKLDLTVEVQDEPALEPRVNRALLRAVAKGWHEEAEWLHLPPLTAEAFFRLPGAFQAPDSDLASRLEAPIREAVAALLEAWNAGRAREAERLRPFFETSLAKLRALAERLGAEAAQQAADLPDQYRQRIEQLLEDARLAGQLPAERLLAEAGILAERQDVREELTRLAAHLDDFAERLAANRLEGKAVDVWCQEVLRELNTTGSKCKRLAMTRAVMEAKGVLDQLREQSANLE